The Klebsiella sp. RHBSTW-00484 genome includes a window with the following:
- a CDS encoding LacI family DNA-binding transcriptional regulator: protein MKSKSATLEDVARHAGVSYQTVSRVLNKSANVSKATRSKVEKSIEELRYVPNRLAQQLVGKQSHTVGLVTISLALHAPSQVAAAVKRYANVEGYQVLISMIDESVNQSIQDSINELKSQLVNKVIINVPLETEEAQKIAADNDDIVCLFLDVDPYSSVFNVSFNPADGTRASVKYLYEMGHREIALLAGPESSVSAKLRLKSWMETLEGYGLQPVTVVRGNWDAQSGYAGALQMLRETPNFTAVLVGNDQMALGVLSAFHQHQVPIPGEKSVIGYDDTYESSFFYPALTTVSLDLDLQGKEAVRRILDSGDNEMLHTSSILPARLVIRHSTGPKTEPGKDLQSIAEQLRALAHQLNP, encoded by the coding sequence ATGAAGTCTAAAAGCGCGACTTTAGAAGACGTTGCCCGCCACGCGGGCGTCTCCTATCAGACCGTGTCCAGGGTACTCAATAAGTCTGCTAATGTATCCAAAGCCACGCGTAGCAAGGTGGAGAAATCTATTGAGGAGCTGCGCTATGTGCCTAATCGCCTTGCACAGCAGCTGGTAGGTAAGCAGAGCCATACTGTCGGCCTGGTGACGATTTCTCTGGCCTTACACGCTCCTTCACAAGTTGCGGCAGCGGTAAAACGCTATGCCAATGTTGAAGGCTATCAGGTACTCATCTCGATGATTGATGAGAGCGTCAACCAAAGTATCCAGGATTCGATCAATGAGCTGAAGTCGCAACTGGTGAACAAGGTTATTATCAACGTGCCTCTGGAGACCGAAGAAGCCCAGAAAATCGCCGCTGATAACGACGACATTGTCTGTCTCTTTTTGGATGTTGACCCCTATAGCTCGGTGTTTAACGTTTCGTTCAATCCAGCGGATGGCACCCGAGCCAGCGTCAAATATCTCTATGAGATGGGGCACCGTGAGATAGCCCTGTTGGCCGGACCGGAAAGCTCGGTGTCAGCGAAATTACGTTTGAAAAGCTGGATGGAAACCCTTGAGGGTTATGGCCTGCAACCTGTCACAGTGGTTCGTGGCAACTGGGATGCACAGAGCGGTTACGCCGGTGCGCTGCAAATGCTGCGCGAGACACCGAACTTCACCGCGGTGCTGGTGGGAAACGATCAGATGGCATTGGGTGTCCTGAGCGCTTTTCATCAGCATCAGGTGCCGATCCCGGGGGAGAAATCGGTGATTGGTTACGATGATACCTATGAAAGTTCATTCTTCTATCCGGCGCTGACGACCGTTTCGCTAGACCTCGATTTACAAGGAAAAGAGGCTGTGCGCCGCATCCTTGATAGCGGTGATAACGAAATGCTGCATACATCTTCGATTCTCCCCGCACGACTGGTTATTCGCCACTCTACGGGGCCGAAAACAGAGCCCGGTAAAGATCTGCAGTCCATAGCCGAACAGCTGCGGGCGTTAGCGCATCAGCTGAATCCCTAA
- the ykgO gene encoding type B 50S ribosomal protein L36, which produces MQVLNSLRSAKQRHPDCQIVKRKGRLYVICKSNPRFKAVQGRKKRR; this is translated from the coding sequence ATGCAGGTACTCAACTCTTTACGTAGCGCCAAACAGCGTCACCCGGATTGTCAGATAGTTAAGCGCAAAGGGCGGCTGTACGTGATTTGCAAAAGCAATCCCCGCTTTAAAGCCGTGCAGGGGCGTAAGAAAAGACGTTAA
- a CDS encoding type B 50S ribosomal protein L31 — MKPNIHPHYRTVVFHDTSANEFFKVGSTIRTEREIELEGETYPYVTLDVSSKSHPYYTGKQKAFNNEGSTARFRQRFGGFIDAKRSK; from the coding sequence ATGAAACCCAACATTCATCCGCACTATCGTACCGTGGTCTTTCACGACACCAGTGCCAACGAATTCTTTAAAGTCGGTTCAACCATCAGGACCGAGCGTGAGATTGAGCTCGAAGGTGAGACGTATCCGTACGTGACGCTTGATGTGTCATCCAAATCGCATCCGTATTACACCGGTAAACAGAAGGCTTTCAATAATGAAGGCAGTACCGCACGCTTCCGCCAGCGCTTCGGTGGTTTTATTGATGCGAAAAGGAGCAAATAA